From the genome of Candidatus Zixiibacteriota bacterium, one region includes:
- a CDS encoding IS256 family transposase — protein FATVKLRTNAARRIKSPRSALYLIFQLIVRAQKRWRRINAPHVVTKVLAGVTFEDGIEVRKTKNNQIESHAA, from the coding sequence CTTCGCCACCGTCAAGCTGCGCACCAACGCGGCGCGACGAATCAAGTCACCGCGCTCGGCGCTGTACTTGATCTTCCAGTTGATCGTAAGAGCACAGAAGCGCTGGCGCCGGATCAACGCGCCGCACGTGGTGACGAAGGTGCTGGCGGGAGTGACGTTCGAGGACGGCATCGAAGTCAGGAAAACGAAGAACAATCAGATCGAAAGCCACGCTGCTTGA
- a CDS encoding efflux RND transporter permease subunit has translation MERLPVSSPANLAPGFSLGQALDDLDLIASNDLPAGIKTDLSGQSREFRDSSSALYFLFLFAVVFIFLVLAAQFESFVHPLTILLSVPLAVVGALVSLFVLGQSINIYSQIGLIMLIGLVTKNSILIVEYANQLRKQTSTVLEAVVNAAAIRLRPILMTSFATVFGVLPIAIGLGAGAESRRPLGIAVVGGLLFSTFLTLVLVPVVYTLLARFTGEEREAATAPVPAEVAERPAGAGASIRLAGESGPVA, from the coding sequence GTGGAGCGCCTGCCCGTAAGCTCCCCTGCCAACCTTGCGCCCGGGTTCAGCCTGGGGCAGGCGCTCGATGATCTGGATCTGATCGCCTCGAATGATCTGCCCGCCGGCATCAAAACCGACCTGTCCGGGCAGTCGCGCGAATTTCGTGACTCCAGCTCGGCGCTCTACTTTCTCTTCTTATTCGCGGTGGTGTTTATCTTCCTGGTGCTGGCGGCCCAGTTCGAAAGTTTCGTACATCCCCTAACGATTCTCCTTTCGGTACCGCTTGCTGTTGTAGGGGCGTTGGTGTCGCTTTTCGTGCTGGGGCAGAGTATCAATATCTACTCGCAAATCGGCCTGATTATGTTGATAGGCCTGGTGACCAAGAACTCGATCCTCATAGTCGAGTACGCAAACCAGTTGCGCAAGCAGACAAGCACCGTGCTCGAAGCGGTGGTGAATGCAGCAGCCATTCGCCTTCGCCCGATTCTCATGACCTCGTTCGCGACTGTTTTCGGCGTACTGCCGATTGCGATCGGGCTGGGTGCCGGAGCCGAATCGCGCCGGCCGCTGGGAATCGCTGTGGTGGGAGGGCTGCTGTTCTCGACCTTCCTGACTCTTGTACTCGTGCCGGTAGTGTACACGCTTCTGGCCCGGTTCACGGGTGAAGAGAGAGAGGCGGCCACGGCGCCGGTCCCTGCCGAAGTAGCCGAAAGGCCGGCCGGAGCCGGCGCCTCGATCCGCCTGGCGGGCGAAAGCGGCCCGGTCGCCTGA
- a CDS encoding methyltransferase domain-containing protein, whose translation MARGRYDYEYLLGHSDAELDRLRFQHTVWGPVTRKFFDRLGVAEGWKCLDVGAGPGFVSLDLRERVGDSGEITALEPSELYRDWFRQEVEREGWSNVRILGGTSYDADLPRRHYNLVFVRWVISFVPDPKAFLIPLLDALTPGGIIALQDYVHEGCLLFPTGGPWDRMPEAIRAWWRAGGGDPYVAARLPAVMRNLGLKLIDYTPNCLSGGPDSSVMEWMGRFLKSQVPVMVEKRILTASEAEAMEADWSNHIDNPDTRFFSPLVVDVAGRS comes from the coding sequence ATGGCGCGAGGAAGATACGATTACGAATACCTGCTGGGTCATAGCGACGCCGAGTTGGACCGACTACGGTTCCAGCACACCGTCTGGGGACCGGTCACGCGAAAGTTCTTCGACCGGCTCGGCGTGGCCGAGGGATGGAAATGCCTCGATGTCGGTGCCGGCCCGGGATTCGTAAGCCTGGATCTCCGCGAGAGGGTGGGCGACAGTGGCGAAATCACCGCCCTTGAGCCGTCGGAACTCTATCGCGATTGGTTTCGGCAGGAGGTGGAGCGCGAGGGGTGGAGCAACGTTCGCATACTGGGGGGGACGTCGTACGATGCCGATTTGCCCCGCCGGCATTACAATCTGGTTTTCGTTCGCTGGGTCATAAGCTTTGTGCCCGATCCGAAAGCGTTTCTTATTCCGCTGCTCGACGCGCTGACGCCGGGCGGGATAATCGCCTTACAAGACTACGTTCACGAGGGGTGCCTGCTCTTTCCCACCGGTGGCCCCTGGGACCGGATGCCAGAGGCTATCCGCGCCTGGTGGCGGGCAGGGGGCGGGGATCCGTATGTCGCTGCGCGACTGCCGGCGGTGATGAGAAACCTTGGCCTGAAACTGATTGACTACACGCCGAACTGTCTCTCCGGCGGCCCCGATAGTTCCGTCATGGAATGGATGGGCCGCTTTCTCAAGTCCCAGGTACCGGTCATGGTCGAGAAGCGAATCCTGACGGCGTCTGAGGCCGAGGCCATGGAGGCGGACTGGTCAAACCACATCGACAATCCCGACACGCGCTTCTTCTCACCTCTGGTAGTCGACGTCGCCGGGCGCAGTTGA
- a CDS encoding protein kinase, translating to MSNDGPDDITRTYVQLADGSVVAHYRIIEKIGAGGMGEVYLAEDTELNRRVALKFLPSHLCLDEEYRTRFRREAQAAAKLNHPNIVTIHEVGDYGGHPYIVSEYVGEQTLKDVIRYKQVDPGEAINIIMEVCEGLQEAHAAGIVHRDIKPGNIVLEKHNRPKIVDFGLAFMAGTGSITRTGSTMGTIAYMSPEQLKGKTADHRSDLFAVGMVLYELITGRNPFAADHDAAVQYLILSEQPEPLARFKAGVPDGLQEIVDRTLEKDPAVRYQSAADLIADLRRLRRRSADSDPDGRSSGQADTGRRKTGRFALAGVGLIALAGMLWVVLRPDLGSVPSRHKHLAVLPLVSLGEAGAGQTLCDGLAETITSKLTQLAEFEGRLRVVPSSEVRGSNIRSAGQARRTFGVGLVVTGSVQEHGGAVRLTLNLVDTRSQRQLRSTVIDEKVSDISRWQDLVVTELAQMLDIQLRPDSRRLLAAGRTSSSEAYYAYLRGRGYLQRSESATCLDSAALHFEAAIKEDSAYALAYAGLGEVYFQRYNLTMDIQWVTPALVHSTRALELNDHLAPVLVTLGTIHRGTGQYQEATRYLRQAIQFDSLNNAAYRELALAYESLGRETDAESCYTKAVHVQPDDWRNYYYLSLFNIARGGHRDEAVQQAAQAEELAPDASYPCAFLGGLYVYLGMTDKAKTLLKRAIDLEPDYFAYSNLGAIYQVEKDYQNAAAMYEQALRLRSSDYRVWINLGSIYQMLPQGKERALAAFDSAIIRAEQNRKINPKDAMLLVHLADCYAKVGDRDKAIELAGQAVRLAPGAGEVLVRASLIHETLGRRDEALDLLGRAIRRGYSEGEIRKIEEFQALLQDRRFDSVLSISRPRRGS from the coding sequence GTGTCAAACGACGGCCCAGACGACATAACCCGAACGTATGTTCAACTCGCAGACGGCAGCGTGGTCGCACACTACCGGATCATCGAGAAGATCGGCGCCGGTGGCATGGGCGAAGTCTATCTCGCCGAAGATACCGAACTCAACCGCAGGGTCGCCCTCAAATTCCTGCCGTCCCACCTTTGCCTTGACGAAGAGTACCGCACCAGGTTCAGGCGGGAGGCACAAGCAGCCGCCAAGCTGAACCACCCGAACATCGTCACCATCCACGAGGTCGGAGACTACGGCGGACACCCCTATATCGTGTCGGAGTATGTCGGCGAGCAAACTCTCAAGGATGTAATCAGATACAAGCAGGTCGATCCCGGTGAGGCGATCAATATCATCATGGAGGTGTGCGAGGGGCTGCAGGAAGCACACGCCGCCGGCATCGTGCATCGCGACATCAAGCCGGGCAATATCGTGCTGGAAAAGCACAATCGTCCCAAGATAGTCGATTTCGGCCTGGCCTTCATGGCCGGAACCGGAAGTATCACGAGAACCGGCTCAACAATGGGCACAATCGCCTATATGTCTCCGGAGCAGTTGAAGGGAAAGACGGCCGATCATCGGTCTGACCTCTTCGCAGTGGGCATGGTGCTCTATGAGCTGATCACCGGTCGAAACCCGTTCGCAGCCGATCACGACGCCGCCGTACAGTATCTGATTCTCTCGGAACAGCCCGAACCGCTGGCCCGCTTCAAGGCGGGCGTACCCGACGGACTCCAGGAAATAGTGGACCGAACCCTGGAAAAGGATCCTGCGGTCAGGTACCAGTCGGCGGCCGATTTGATCGCCGATTTGAGGCGGCTCCGCCGCCGCAGCGCGGACTCCGACCCCGATGGTCGAAGCTCAGGGCAAGCCGACACAGGACGTCGCAAAACAGGTCGGTTCGCCCTGGCGGGTGTCGGGCTCATCGCGCTTGCCGGGATGCTCTGGGTTGTCCTGCGTCCGGACCTCGGGTCGGTACCCTCACGACACAAACACCTCGCCGTGCTGCCGCTTGTCAGTCTCGGTGAAGCGGGAGCCGGTCAGACATTGTGCGACGGCCTGGCGGAGACCATCACGAGCAAACTGACCCAACTGGCGGAATTCGAGGGCCGGCTCCGGGTTGTGCCCTCGAGCGAAGTTCGCGGCAGCAATATCAGGAGCGCCGGACAGGCCCGGCGTACCTTCGGAGTTGGGCTGGTTGTCACTGGCAGTGTCCAGGAGCACGGAGGCGCGGTGCGTCTCACACTGAACCTGGTTGATACCCGTTCGCAGCGGCAGTTGAGGTCTACCGTCATCGACGAAAAAGTGTCTGATATATCCCGCTGGCAGGACCTGGTTGTCACCGAATTGGCCCAGATGCTCGATATCCAGCTTCGGCCCGATTCGCGCCGCCTGCTGGCCGCCGGACGGACATCGTCATCCGAAGCCTATTATGCTTATCTCCGGGGACGCGGCTATCTGCAGCGATCGGAAAGCGCCACCTGCCTTGACAGCGCCGCGCTACACTTTGAAGCAGCGATCAAAGAGGACTCGGCCTACGCGCTCGCCTACGCCGGCCTGGGCGAAGTCTATTTCCAGAGGTACAATCTGACCATGGATATCCAGTGGGTCACACCGGCACTGGTCCACTCTACGCGGGCGCTCGAATTAAACGATCACCTGGCGCCGGTTCTAGTCACGCTCGGCACCATCCACCGAGGAACCGGCCAGTACCAAGAGGCCACCCGGTATTTGCGCCAGGCCATTCAATTCGACTCGCTCAACAACGCCGCTTACCGGGAACTCGCCTTGGCCTACGAGTCGCTCGGGCGGGAGACTGATGCCGAGTCCTGCTACACCAAGGCCGTGCATGTTCAGCCCGATGACTGGCGCAACTATTATTACCTGTCGCTGTTCAACATCGCTCGCGGGGGGCATCGCGACGAAGCGGTACAGCAGGCGGCCCAGGCCGAAGAGCTGGCCCCCGACGCGTCTTATCCGTGCGCGTTTCTGGGCGGGCTGTATGTCTACCTCGGCATGACAGACAAGGCTAAGACTCTCCTTAAGCGTGCTATCGACCTCGAGCCGGACTACTTCGCCTACTCAAATCTCGGCGCCATCTATCAGGTGGAGAAAGACTATCAAAACGCGGCTGCGATGTACGAACAGGCGCTAAGACTGCGCAGCAGCGACTATCGCGTATGGATCAACCTTGGCTCGATCTACCAGATGCTCCCCCAGGGAAAAGAACGGGCGTTGGCGGCTTTCGACAGCGCGATCATACGCGCCGAACAGAACCGGAAGATCAATCCCAAGGACGCCATGCTCCTCGTTCACCTGGCCGACTGTTACGCGAAGGTCGGAGACCGCGACAAAGCTATTGAACTGGCGGGCCAAGCCGTCCGGCTTGCGCCGGGAGCGGGGGAAGTTTTGGTTCGAGCCAGCCTAATCCATGAGACACTGGGCCGGCGGGATGAAGCCCTGGATTTGCTCGGCCGAGCGATTCGAAGAGGGTATTCGGAGGGGGAGATCAGGAAAATCGAGGAATTTCAGGCGCTGCTTCAGGATCGTCGGTTTGACAGCGTGCTGAGCATCTCGCGGCCGCGTCGCGGGTCATGA
- a CDS encoding pyridoxal-phosphate dependent enzyme: protein MPDLGAELTLVPSEGRLTTKKLILDMIATAKEISRQPNTFWTDQLNNTDSIAGYHALGEEIWTQTDGKVDSFVHCVGTAASSRGVATALKRHDSKIRLVVVEPAESAVLSGGKPGPHKIEGVGIGYTPPLFDPALVDEIMPVSTGDAEAMARRLAKEEGLFAGTSSGANVVASIRVAERLGPDATVVTLMVDSGLKYLSTDVYK from the coding sequence ATGCCGGACCTGGGCGCGGAGCTTACCCTCGTGCCCAGCGAGGGGAGACTCACTACCAAGAAGCTGATTCTGGACATGATCGCGACGGCTAAAGAGATTAGTCGGCAACCCAATACGTTCTGGACCGACCAGCTCAACAATACTGACAGTATCGCAGGATACCATGCTCTGGGTGAAGAGATCTGGACTCAGACCGACGGCAAAGTCGACTCTTTCGTCCACTGTGTCGGCACGGCAGCATCGTCGCGTGGCGTGGCAACGGCGTTGAAACGCCACGATTCGAAGATCAGGCTGGTGGTTGTCGAGCCGGCCGAGTCGGCAGTACTGTCAGGTGGCAAGCCGGGGCCGCATAAAATCGAAGGCGTGGGCATTGGTTACACGCCGCCGCTCTTTGATCCGGCCCTGGTTGACGAGATAATGCCGGTGAGTACCGGCGACGCGGAAGCGATGGCTCGTCGCCTGGCAAAAGAGGAAGGCCTGTTCGCCGGGACGTCGTCAGGTGCAAACGTGGTCGCATCAATTCGGGTGGCCGAGCGTTTGGGGCCTGACGCCACGGTGGTTACTCTCATGGTGGATTCAGGGCTGAAATACCTGAGTACGGATGTATACAAGTAA